A stretch of the Roseofilum capinflatum BLCC-M114 genome encodes the following:
- the pilM gene encoding type IV pilus assembly protein PilM, which produces MVLDKLKSLVSKRPKGIGVELTPEQINIVQVLKKGQAYKLQSFHSLEVPEGIYEDGQILDAPAMAELIQTCLAENKITVKNAASAVSGREAVTRLIPVPAELDDNELREMVLNQEAGLYLPFPREEADVDYQKLDLMVDDDGIEKVRVLLVATRKEVTDNYINTFEQAGLRLDVLEIGSFSLIRTIREELRQFALGEAVAIANIEFEGTEIAIVVDGVPQFSRTVPIGTQQIQNALCQAMNLPPSRNPEILQGMTIPLTPVDSVQTGMTGSNPGAAAMVRVLGELADELRRSIDFYVNQGENQEVAQLLLAGSGAGIGQLDEFLTQRLSVPTSQVDPIEALSLEAEMEIPPAQRPGLGIALGLGLRYVM; this is translated from the coding sequence ATTGTTCTTGATAAACTTAAAAGTCTAGTCTCAAAACGACCAAAAGGGATTGGAGTCGAATTGACTCCCGAACAGATTAATATTGTTCAAGTCCTGAAAAAGGGTCAAGCCTATAAACTCCAGTCTTTTCATTCCTTAGAAGTGCCCGAAGGCATCTATGAAGACGGACAAATTCTCGATGCTCCTGCCATGGCGGAACTGATTCAAACCTGTTTAGCGGAAAATAAAATAACCGTTAAAAATGCTGCTTCGGCGGTTTCTGGACGAGAAGCCGTTACCCGCCTAATTCCGGTTCCGGCTGAGTTAGATGATAACGAACTGCGGGAAATGGTACTGAACCAGGAAGCGGGATTATATCTCCCATTCCCACGAGAAGAAGCCGATGTAGATTACCAGAAACTCGATCTGATGGTCGATGATGATGGGATTGAAAAAGTACGGGTTTTACTCGTGGCGACCCGCAAAGAAGTCACCGATAATTATATTAATACCTTTGAACAGGCAGGATTGCGGCTGGATGTGTTAGAAATTGGTAGCTTTTCCCTGATTCGTACCATTCGCGAAGAGTTGCGGCAATTTGCCCTAGGGGAAGCGGTGGCGATCGCCAATATAGAATTTGAAGGCACAGAAATCGCGATCGTTGTCGATGGTGTACCCCAATTTTCCCGCACCGTTCCCATCGGAACCCAGCAGATTCAAAATGCCCTCTGTCAAGCCATGAACCTGCCCCCATCCCGCAACCCGGAAATCCTCCAAGGAATGACCATTCCCCTCACTCCTGTCGATAGTGTGCAAACGGGGATGACTGGCTCCAACCCTGGCGCGGCTGCTATGGTAAGAGTATTGGGAGAATTAGCCGATGAACTGCGGCGATCGATTGACTTTTATGTAAACCAAGGGGAAAACCAAGAAGTAGCCCAACTTCTCCTAGCCGGTAGTGGGGCAGGAATCGGTCAATTAGATGAATTTTTAACCCAAAGGCTTAGTGTTCCCACCTCCCAAGTCGATCCCATTGAAGCTCTCTCTTTAGAAGCAGAAATGGAAATCCCTCCCGCCCAGCGACCAGGATTAGGTATCGCCTTGGGTCTAGGCTTACGATATGTGATGTAG